GTGAGCCATTCGTTGCTTCAGCTATACGAGATACTCTGCCCTACTTTCTCGGCGCCGTAGACGAGAACCACTTCATCAATCAGTACCGACTCGATGAAGCAAGAAAGAGGTTACGTGAGCTAGAGACACACAAAGAAGCTCTTGCTCGCACCACGAGTGAATCGCTGAGGCGGCTCCGCCAAATCCTTCTGGATGCGCGGAGAGTTGGGCTTATATCCGCAGACTTCGACTCTCACAATGTCGAACACGTTCTTTCAGAATTAAGACGCGTAACCACTCTAGATGTCCGTTCTCCGACGCTTCCTGTCGATGGCAATGTGACTGTAGACGTCGAAAGCGATCTTCAGATTCTTCGAAATCAGTTGCAGGAAGTTCAGAACGATATTCGTGCGACCCGTCGCTTTATTCATGAACGCACTGAGTATAGTCAGGAGGTTAGCGAACAGAGAGCACGTCTCATATCACTTGAACTGTATACGGGAAAAACTGGTACAGATCACGTTTGTCCTGTGTGCGAAACACACCTCGCCGATCCTAGCCCTTCTGCGGATGATCTTCTATCGGCGCTCCGAAGCATAGAAGCCCAGTTAGGTGTAGTTGAGTCCGAAGAGCCGCATCTTTTACAGAGATTGGATGCGTTAGAAAAGCGACGTCGTACGATTCTCGATGCCATCGTCACAACTCAGCACGACCTCGAGCGTCTTTATGCGGATGATGAGAGAACAAGAATTCTGCGCGACCACGTAATTGAGCAAGCAAGAGTCGTCGGACGAATTAGCGCATTTCTTGACCAAACTTCAATGTCGGTTGAGAATGATGATCTTGACCGTCATATTTCTGATGCTAAGCGGAACGTTGAGATCCTTGAAAGACTAGTCGATACCGATGAGAGACACGAGAGGGTAAGAACATTTCTAAATCTTGTCGCGACCTATATTACTGAGTATGCGGGTATTCTTGATCTTGAACACTCGGAGCAGAAGGTCCGTATCGACTCAAGGAGACTCACCGTAGTCGCTGATACGTTGGATGGTCCAATACCACTCAGCCGTATCGGGAGCGGTGAGAACTGGGTCGGATATCACGTGGTTGCACTTCTTGCGTTGCATCGCTGGTTTAGAGGACAGCAACGGCCGGTGCCCGGGATGATGATTCTTGACCAGCCTTCTCAAGCTCACTATCCACCAGAGGCAGACCAAGATGGGAGTATCGACGTGTTGCAGGATGCAGATCGAAGGGCAGTACGTGCTCTCTTTCGGCTAATGTTTGATGTGGGCCGGGACTTGGGCCCGGGGTTTCAGCTAATAGTGTTGGATCACGCACACATCGATGAGGAGTGGTTTGAGGGGGCGATAGTAGAAGAATGGCGCGGCGGTATAGCGCTTGTGCCGGCTGACTGGATCGACGAATAGTCACGCCAGATTCGATGAAGCCGCTATTGATGCCAGCAATTCCATGGTCGTGACGTTCGATCGATAGGCTCACGTGGCGGTGGCTCAAGAGCTCCGTACCGTCTGGGTGGCGAACAGGCCTGGGGCTGTGCCGGCTCCTTGTCGAGCCTCGGCTCACGGGCCGTGACCGAGGCGCTTCCGTGCTCCGCGCTATGTGAGGACCGCGAGTGGGCACGTCCGCAAACCTGTCTTGTCTCGTTGTCGCGTGGTCAGTCAGCCGGCGGTCAGCGCTAATCCGTGCTGTTGCTGAGTGAGGAAGTGACCGAAGACCAAGTTCGACTTGGCCGTAATCTCGTCCTCGGAGTACGACTCGGGCAGCCCCGTTTCGTCGCTGTAGAGAAAGTCGCCGATGGTCTGTTTCACTTGGTCGCGCGTCGCCTGCTTCTGATCCCAGTCGCGGATGCGGGCCAATTCGTCTCGCACCCTTGCGAAGAGGCCGACTGCTACCTTCTTGATCCGCCTGATATCTGCCGGTGTCAGCTCTTCCTTCTTGAGCAGGTCGAACAGGGCCAGCGTCGGCTCGTCGAGACCTTCTCGGAGAGCTCGCGCCTGCTCATCGTCAAGGTTGGCGACGAACTTCAGCAGCGCCTCGAAGGTTTGCTCAATCGTCACCCGGTCTTTTTCCCGGTTGTAGTCGGCGACCAGTTTCTCGTAGTGCTGCTGGAAGTCGGTCCGCAAGGGGTTCTGTGCGAGCATCCGAGCAAGGCGTTTATCGACGGCGTCCTTGAGATTCTGCACGTGCGTGTTCTGCGTCGTGCTTCGGGCGAACTCTTGGCGCAGGCGCTCGAAGTCGATAGCCGAGATGTCATAGGTCACCGGTGATTCCCGGATCAGCCCCGCGCCGGCGGGGCTGATGCTCTCGCCGACGACAGCGTGCAACTCCCGGAAGATCTGGGAGATGTCGGCGTTGTCCCGGTCCTCCTGCAGGCCCTTGTAGACGATGTTGATCGTGTCACAGGCGCTTCGGTGGACGTGGACCTCCCTCACGGTCAGGCACGCCCTGAACTGTCGGAAGACCGTACGGGCCATGATCTCGAAGCGTTTCCGCGTCTCGTCGTTCTCGTTGACCACCTCCTTTGCGGCGGCGATGGCTGCGTTCCGCTCGAAGCCCTCCTTCTCGATGATCTCCTCCAGCC
Above is a genomic segment from Spirochaetaceae bacterium containing:
- a CDS encoding DUF3732 domain-containing protein; this translates as MSFVIRVVCIYSLSGDRRDVEFRGSGLNVLTGSAKTGKSSIVDILDYCFGRSECNVAEGTIRRHVSWFGVEIGSGPDLLFIARRNPGVGVRTSPDIYVRRGHHHRLPDHSELRKNITEAALINFLTRFVGIAENENRPASETRPPLQANIRHALLLCFQRQDEIASRDRLFHRQGEPFVASAIRDTLPYFLGAVDENHFINQYRLDEARKRLRELETHKEALARTTSESLRRLRQILLDARRVGLISADFDSHNVEHVLSELRRVTTLDVRSPTLPVDGNVTVDVESDLQILRNQLQEVQNDIRATRRFIHERTEYSQEVSEQRARLISLELYTGKTGTDHVCPVCETHLADPSPSADDLLSALRSIEAQLGVVESEEPHLLQRLDALEKRRRTILDAIVTTQHDLERLYADDERTRILRDHVIEQARVVGRISAFLDQTSMSVENDDLDRHISDAKRNVEILERLVDTDERHERVRTFLNLVATYITEYAGILDLEHSEQKVRIDSRRLTVVADTLDGPIPLSRIGSGENWVGYHVVALLALHRWFRGQQRPVPGMMILDQPSQAHYPPEADQDGSIDVLQDADRRAVRALFRLMFDVGRDLGPGFQLIVLDHAHIDEEWFEGAIVEEWRGGIALVPADWIDE
- a CDS encoding DUF3387 domain-containing protein gives rise to the protein MENAFKRDGHPFRVAIVCAMWLTGFDVKSLATLYLDKPLKAHTLMQAIARANRVHEGKNNGLIVDYCGILKNLRSALATFAGHTGAEDGGESDPPAKPQEELLDELAESIDAVRAFLAARAFRLEEIIEKEGFERNAAIAAAKEVVNENDETRKRFEIMARTVFRQFRACLTVREVHVHRSACDTINIVYKGLQEDRDNADISQIFRELHAVVGESISPAGAGLIRESPVTYDISAIDFERLRQEFARSTTQNTHVQNLKDAVDKRLARMLAQNPLRTDFQQHYEKLVADYNREKDRVTIEQTFEALLKFVANLDDEQARALREGLDEPTLALFDLLKKEELTPADIRRIKKVAVGLFARVRDELARIRDWDQKQATRDQVKQTIGDFLYSDETGLPESYSEDEITAKSNLVFGHFLTQQQHGLALTAG